ATTAGTGGTGATAATAACAATATTGAAGAGATAGCGGCTTTGCTTAATGACTTAAGTAAGATAAATATATATGAAGAAGATGATGATATACCTGATTGGACTAAAAGGTTAATAGCTGATAAATTAGCAGAATCTAAAAGATAGGATTCTGTTATTTCTATTAAATAAGAAGGAGGAGATTTAATGAGTGGGAATTTTGGAAATAACGGAGGTATTGATTTCTCTTATATAAAGAATTATATCGATGATATCTTGGAAAAATCTTTAGGTCAAAATGATGATAACCAATCTTTTAATTTTGATAGTGAAGGTTTACAAAATTATATTCAAGATATGATAGCTATATCTTTACAGCAAGGCTTTAATAATTCTAAGAATACTTTTGATTCATCAAATTTATCTAGAAATAGTAATTATCCTACACCTGAAATCTTTGAGACCCATGACTATAGAATTTTGAGAGTAGATATTCCTAAAGGAGTAAGCAGACGCCATATTGAGTCATTTGTGAGAGGGAATCAACTAGTTATTAAATGGGGACCAGGGATAGAAGATCAGATTATACCAATTACATTTGATATGGACCCAGATAATGTGAAGGGGGTTGTTAAGGATAACATTTTAGAATTGAGATTCTCTAAGGATGTCAAGATTGAAGCTAAATCTATAGAGATTGAACATCTAGGTTGAAGTAGCTTCTAAAAAGTAAGGAGTAAGGAGTTTTTTCTGCTATAAGCATCATTGGTTATCTACCCTTAGAGGCTTATTTATAAAATTATGTATTAGTAATAAATATAGGACAATATTCTTTAGCTTGAAAGGTGGATTACTTATCCATCTTTTTTATTATTTATGCAGTATATAGTTTTAAGCATTCATATTTCACCAAGTTACTCCAATGTGAATAAATTAATAAGTAGAAAGGAGGAGATTTAATGTTTCTAAAGCTGCTAGAAAGTATAACATCAAATAGTCTGACTAATTCTAAGGTACAGCAAGTCAGAGGAGAATCTATACCCTAAAGAATCAGATCCTTGTTTTGATCCTTAAAAGAGATAGAGTTATTAGTAACTATTTTTATTTTATGTAATATAATGGTATTAAGAGAGGAGGGGTTGATTAACAGATGAATAAACTTACTAAAAAGGATATGCTAGATATAGCTCGTGAGATGATGAATATGAAGAGAGAGTGGCATGAAAATCCTAATAATGAGGATTTAAGCTTTCTAATTCAGCAGATATATCTATCGATTGAAAATGAGTTGGAAGCAGCAGCGTATTATAAGGCTTTAGCAAAGATAGCTCCTAATCAATTCGCAGCAGAGATGTTATCAGAGTTTGCTGATGATGAAAGGGGGCATGCTTATCAGTTTCAAAAGGCCTATGAAAGATTAACGGGAAATCCTTATAAGCCACCAACAGAGTTTGAATTTGAGTTTGAATTAGAAGCAGATGACTATGAAGAATATTTAGAAAGTAGGATTTTAGATGAAACGGCTGATTTTAAAAAATATAAGAATTTTTATCTTATGACAAATAACCCATATTTAAGAGATATATTTTTTGATGCTATGCATGATGATTCGTGCATATGTTAATTATGAATTTAGCCCCGTTAAAAATGGGGCTAAATTTTAAAAGTAGTACTCTAGATCAATCTTTCCTTTATCATAGATAATCTTTTTAATGATACTCTGTAAGAGGTTTCTTTGGTCTTCAAAGTTCATAGTATCAAAATTTTCTTCAAATAGGTCTAACTGGCTTCTTAGATATTCTTCAGAGTAGAGCTCATTAGAGTGTTCTAGGATTTGGCTATCTATACTCTGTAGCTCAAGCTCTAATTTATTTCTTTTAGCAGCCAGTTCCTCTGCTTCTTCTTCAATGATAGTGATTAGGTGTTCAGAGCTTAACTTCTTAAGTTTACTGATTAAATTCTTCTCTTCAGCAGTTATCTCCTTTAATTTAGTATTAATCTCTTCTGCTTTATTCTTCAAAAGGGTGATAGATTCCTGGAGTTCATCCTTCAAATTTCCAATCTCTTTACTTAGATTGTCCTTTTTACATAATTCTTTAAGGCGAGCGATTACTAAATTCTCAGCATACTCAGCTTTAGTGGATTGACCTTCACAGACTATCTCTCCCATGTTGCGGCCTCGACATTTATAGTAGCTATAGTCTTTCTTGCTACCATCAGCTAAAGTCTTAGTAGAAGAGTAATAGGTCATAGCCCTACCACAATCAGAGCATTTGAGTAGATAGGCTAATAGTCCTTTGACTCCAGTTCCTGCTCTAGAAGGTCTATTTGCTCGTCTGTCACGCTTTCTCTGAGTCTTAATATAAAGATCAGAAGAGACTATCCCATTATGTTCTGCTACAGCTATGAGCCATTTAGATTTATCTCTAACTGCACCGATTTCATTTTTAGACTTTCTACGGTTATATCTAAGCAGTGCTTTTTTTCCATCGATTGCTTCTTGATTAAAGACCTCTATATCCTGCTTCTCAAAGTAAGCTATAATTTCCTTATCAGCAATGCAATAGAGGGGATTGGCCAAAATTTCACCAATGCGTGATGGAGCCCAGGTCTTACCGTTAGAAGATTTAATCTTGGCTTTGTTGGCCCGTTGAGCAATCTGATTGAGGCTTCCTCCAGGCTCTAGATACCAGGTATAGAATTGTTTAATTATTTCTGCTTCTTCTTGATTTATCTCTAAGCCTTCATCGGTTAAGTTATATCCATAGGGGGTGGTCCCACCATTCCATTGACCATTGGCTGCATTTCTAAGTAAATTATCTTTGACTCTCTCTGAGGTCATTTCACTTTCAAACTGGGCAAAGTCTACTAGTATATTTCTAATAAGTCTACCGATAGGGGTAGAGGTATCAAACTGTTGGGTAATAGAGACAAAGTTGACCTCATACTTATCTAGTACCTTCATATAATTATGGAAGTCGGTAACTGATCTAGCAAAGCGGTCTAGTTTGTAGACCATTAGATAGTCAGCATTTAGGTTATCTCGCTTGATGTTTTGAAATAGCTTTTGAAAGGCTGGTCTATTAGAAGAGCGACCAGAGTAGTCTAGGTCTATGTAAGTGTCTACTAGCTCAATATCTTGTAGCTTGCAGTATTGTTTGATCTTTTCTAATTGAGTATCTTGGGTAATCATTCCATCGCGGGCTTTTGATACTCTGATATAGGCTATAGCTTTTTTCATGATATCACTCCTTCTTATTTAATTATAAATTAATGGAGATAAAAAAATAACCCCTGAGTTTAAAATATAATTACTCAGGGATTTAACTTTATTTTAGATTTTCTACTTCTTGCTTATTCAAACCTGTTGCTTCACATACCTGTAATCCCATATTCAACAAATTCCTAGCAGTATTTAGTCTCCCTTTTTTCTCTCATATTTTTATTCCTTCTTCTGTAGCACCTATTATATTAGTAACTTGGTCATGAATTGGTTTTTGTCGACTCTCATAAATAAAATTTTTGTGTATTATTCTTTAATCTTCTTCTTTCTTTAGTGGAATAATCCAGATTATAATATTGATAACTATAACTCCTATTCCTAAATAGTAAGATACTGCATCTAGATCAGGTCCATAGATATTTCCTATAGCAAAAAAGGATATAAATAAAAACAAAGCAAATGCAAAGACTATTGTAAGTAATGTTAAGATTATCTTTCCTAATTTAGTTCTAATCTTAAATAAGCCTATAATAAATGCAACTAAAAGCATACTGAGTAGTTCCATCTTTAACTCCTTTTAAAAATTTTTGTTGTAAACTCTTTTTTAGGTGCTACTTACCCCAAGAATTATCTTATAGCATTAGTTTAATCATCTGCTTAATATCTCTTTAAATAAATTAGATAATCAAGTGGAGTAGGGGAGTCTTTATAACGTTTAGGTATTGCCGCTGGCAATACTGTGTTAGACGATCGTAGGCTTTTTACTTTACTCCTACATAAATAGCTGCTTCTTTTTTCTTGAATATTAAATCAAATTTACGATAGCCAACCTCTTTGAATAACTTTTCCTGTGTTTTTATTGAAAATGGTATATCAATATGGAAAAAACCATCAGTTAAATTCTCTTGATTCATTTGCTTTTTAAATTGTTTTAATAATCTTTTTTCTTTTCCTTCCGAAACAACATAGTCACCTTCTATATACTTACCATTATTATTTAAAGATTTTAAAATCTTTGTGTATAATTTCTTTTTGGTATCATAAAGCAAATGATGAATAGTCATAACTGAAACTACATAATCAAATTTGTTTTCCCCAAATTCTAATGTAAGATAAGAATCTTTAACAACATTAATTTGATCTACTTTATCTTGATACTTCTTTAATAATATTTCTAACATCTCAGCAGAAACATCTACCCCTATTATCCGTGCATTAGGAGCTTTTTCAAATATATATTTTAACTCTAAGCCAGTTCCACAACCTATATCTAATATCTTTATTTTTTCATTTGTTTTAATAATTGGATCAGCAATTGTTTTGTAAAATTCTTCAAAGTTATTAACATTATTTTTCATGTATTCATCATATGATGCTGCTCTTTTATTAAAAAATTCATTCATCTTTTCTGACTTGTTTATTTCAACCATTTACTTATCACTTCCTTTATTTTAAATTAAGACAATCAATATCTACCCACTAGGCCTATGTCAGATAACGTCCCGCAGCTTCGCGACGTCCCATCAATGCTCCTATAATTTAGTTTAATGCAACCTAAATTTCATAAGTCAGCTCCAGCTCCTATTTATGCACTGCAACTGGATGTCGCTAAGATGCTGTTATATGAAGAACCACGCCCCACATAACTGCATCTTTATTTGCAATCATAAAAATCCTATCTGTAAGCTGCTTTAATAAAACCAGTAATTAATGGATGAGGCTTTTCATTTGTCGATCTAGTTTGGGGAACAAACAAAGTTCCGATATAAAATTTATGGTTAGGAAGTTCTATAATTCTTGCTTCTTGAGTATCATCAATTCCTACAACTTTTAGCCCTGCCTTATCAATCTTTTTTTGATAATCAGGATTTAAACCAAAATTACAATAATACTTTTCTTCAATTTTAGTTTCATTATATAAGGAAAATACTTTAGATTGTTTATTTGTAATTGTAATGGGTAATTTCTTACCTGCAAGTGAACAATTCAACTTGTTAATTATCAATTTTGAAGAATAAGGGTCATATTC
The genomic region above belongs to Orenia metallireducens and contains:
- a CDS encoding ferritin-like domain-containing protein; its protein translation is MNKLTKKDMLDIAREMMNMKREWHENPNNEDLSFLIQQIYLSIENELEAAAYYKALAKIAPNQFAAEMLSEFADDERGHAYQFQKAYERLTGNPYKPPTEFEFEFELEADDYEEYLESRILDETADFKKYKNFYLMTNNPYLRDIFFDAMHDDSCIC
- a CDS encoding recombinase family protein, whose amino-acid sequence is MKKAIAYIRVSKARDGMITQDTQLEKIKQYCKLQDIELVDTYIDLDYSGRSSNRPAFQKLFQNIKRDNLNADYLMVYKLDRFARSVTDFHNYMKVLDKYEVNFVSITQQFDTSTPIGRLIRNILVDFAQFESEMTSERVKDNLLRNAANGQWNGGTTPYGYNLTDEGLEINQEEAEIIKQFYTWYLEPGGSLNQIAQRANKAKIKSSNGKTWAPSRIGEILANPLYCIADKEIIAYFEKQDIEVFNQEAIDGKKALLRYNRRKSKNEIGAVRDKSKWLIAVAEHNGIVSSDLYIKTQRKRDRRANRPSRAGTGVKGLLAYLLKCSDCGRAMTYYSSTKTLADGSKKDYSYYKCRGRNMGEIVCEGQSTKAEYAENLVIARLKELCKKDNLSKEIGNLKDELQESITLLKNKAEEINTKLKEITAEEKNLISKLKKLSSEHLITIIEEEAEELAAKRNKLELELQSIDSQILEHSNELYSEEYLRSQLDLFEENFDTMNFEDQRNLLQSIIKKIIYDKGKIDLEYYF
- a CDS encoding class I SAM-dependent methyltransferase, which codes for MVEINKSEKMNEFFNKRAASYDEYMKNNVNNFEEFYKTIADPIIKTNEKIKILDIGCGTGLELKYIFEKAPNARIIGVDVSAEMLEILLKKYQDKVDQINVVKDSYLTLEFGENKFDYVVSVMTIHHLLYDTKKKLYTKILKSLNNNGKYIEGDYVVSEGKEKRLLKQFKKQMNQENLTDGFFHIDIPFSIKTQEKLFKEVGYRKFDLIFKKKEAAIYVGVK
- a CDS encoding CTP synthase C-terminal region-related (seleno)protein; this translates as MIEIAVIGEYEPDFNPHSSLNKAIKHSANNLGVETSVKWFSTEMFKNKKNLEPIAEYDAVWIAPGSPYKSLVGALNCIQYVRENNIPTFGTCGGFQHLVLEYARNIMGIEESQHAEYDPYSSKLIINKLNCSLAGKKLPITITNKQSKVFSLYNETKIEEKYYCNFGLNPDYQKKIDKAGLKVVGIDDTQEARIIELPNHKFYIGTLFVPQTRSTNEKPHPLITGFIKAAYR